The DNA segment CAACTCACATGCCTTGAGTTCCGCACGGCGATTTTTGAGTTCGGTAAAAAAATCTTGCACGCGCTGTTTTCTCAACTTTTCTGCCAAAGGAAATACCAGCTCACCACGCGCCTTTTGTAGCTGTTCTTCACTGAGCTGATCCCGATTCTTAATCCAGGAGGCCTCATTTCTCTCTAACTCTTTAAAGGCATCTTCAAGGCTATTATTGATCACCTTGCGGGCCTTGATTATCCATTCATTGATTTCCTTTGCCATTCGTTTGCAACGCGCATCATCGCATGAGGTACTGACGAAAAAGAACCATGGCAATTTAACAGCCATCCAATCATCATCGTTTGTTTGATTCTCAATGTGTTGATCGAGCGTTGCAGCAGGCATGCCAGTGAATCCCGGGCAATGCTCAAACAGACACAGGTACAACTGGGTCTTAAGTGCAATTATCTTGTCCCAGATAACGAAAGACTTTTTATAAATCTTTTTCTTCTCTGACTCCAACTCCTCACTGCGTTTCTTGAGTTGGTTGTATTTTTCCCGTTGCTGTTTAGACCGCGCCTCTTCTTTGGGTAGTCCTTTGATCTGCTTGTCGATGGAAACCAGTTCATCCGCTATCTCGTTCACCGGGATGCGGGTTTCATAATACTTGTTACGCAGTTCATAATATTTGTTCACCAAATCCTGGCACTCTGGGCATACCTGCGGCGGTGACTCAGAATACAGCACATAATTGAGACTCCAGGTATATTGATCGATCGCTGAATCGGAATCACCCCCAGATTTCCGATCCCCAAGGCAGTAGCGCAGACGGCCGTTTGCAACCAGCAACTCCTGACGCAACTCATTCCAGTCACCCAGGGTTGTGGCAAAATCCACTGAATCCCGCTTCAATCCGCTTGCTCGTCCAACCAGATCGTTCATCTCCCTGGCAATTCTGTTGCGATCCTTGACCACCCAATCACACTCTTTACCAGGTGATACGGCAATCCTTGTGTAGGCGGGCAACTCCCCCTCCCATACATCCACCGCGGCAGGTTCGACTGATGGCTCTGAATCCTGTGCAGAGGCATTCGACAATAGCAGTGAAACAACCAGTACCTCCATGCAGGTTACTAGAACAGCCTTAAGCCATGCAGTCATCATGAATTTCCCCGTTGGTTCCAGCAAACCTGGTTCAACAATCCAGATATGCTGTTATGAAATTGTCTTGGTTTGAGGATTCCCGTTTGGTTTCATTTTTTTATCGACCGAGTCAAGGGTGGTTTTTATAATCTTGTAGCAACTCTGTTTGCCGCTTCTCGGGTCCTTCTAAAAAAGTATAGGAAGAAATCCACCCTATTTACCTCATAACTACTGATGAATTAGTGAAAAAGCATCTGGCTTGTTGGGATCGCTCTTCAACCCATGGTCGTATTTTCCATGCAACGCACCATAAACTCGGCCCTATCAAAAGCTATCACGCCACTGATGGCACAGTGATCAATCAATCTTCGTCAGGAAAATTGCCGGAAGGCAAATGGTGAATCGACGGGGGATCCAATAAAAAGGTGTAGAGCGGACAGGGATCCGGTAGCTAGATGCGGATTTAATCGTCCGCGGTTAATTCACTTCTCCTCGTCCTGCTTGGGTTTTGCGATTTCGGCGATCGACACCACCTTCGTGGCAGGGGGTTCATCGACGAAGTAGGGGCGCTCCTGGGCGGTTCGCCCCGCATCGTCGGCCAGCTCCTTTTCCCGGGCGGTGATCAGGCCCAGACAGGCGCGGATATCTTGAATGGTCTGTTCTGAAAGCGGATGTCTCAGGCTTTTGTGTTCCGGTGTCACCTCGCGCACGATGGTGGTTAGCAGCTTACGCATCACCAGCATGATTTCCCGTTCTTTTGCGGTTTCGTCGTTCATTGCTTTTCCTGCAACCTTGTAAATCAATCGGTAGAAGCTACCACGAATGATGGGCTGAATAAACGCGTGTGCGGAAGCGTTATTGGTTTTGCGCCAGCAGATCCTGCAGGCTCGCCTCGTCGAGGACAGCGACACCCAGCTTCTCCGCCTTGGCCAGTTTCGATCCGGCCTCCTCCCCCGCCAACAGGTAGTCGGTCTTTTTCGAGACACTGCCGGTCACCTTCGCTCCGAGGGCCTGCAGGGTCTGTTTGATCTCATCCCGTGGTTTGCTCAATGTGCCGGTGATGACCACCGTCTTACCCGACAAGGGTTGCTGCACGGCAGGTTGTACCTCCACCGCCGGCCATTGAATGCCTGCATCGATCAGTTGCTCGATCACTTCCCTGTTGTGTGGCTGGCGAAAGAATGAATGGGTATGCGCCGCGACGATGGGACCCACATCCGGGGTCTCTTGCAGCGCCTCTTCATCGGCCTGTTCCAGGGCCTCCAGGGTGGCGAATTGGCTGGCCAGGGACTGCGCTGTCGCCTCCCCTACTTCTCTTATACCCAAGGCAAAGAGAAAGCGGTCAAGGGTGGTCGACTTGCTCTTGTCCAGGGCCTGCAACAGATTCTGCGCCGACTTTTCGGCCATCCGCTCCAAGCCGCTCAGCTGCTCCAGGCTCAGCTTGAACAGGTCAGCCGGGTTATCCACCAGTGCCTGCTCCACCAGTTGGTCCACCAGCTTGTCACCCAATCCCTCGATATCCATCGCCTTGCGGGAGGCGAAATGTTTAAGTGCCTGCTTGCGTTGCGCCGGACAGTAGAGTCCGCCGCTACAGCGTGCCACCGCCTCCCCCTCGGGTTTGATGATGTCAGATCCACACACCGGGCAGGCGCTTGGCAGCTTGACCCTGTCCGCATGCGACTGACGTCGATCCGCTACCACACTCACCACTTCAGGGATCACATCCCCCGCCCGCCTGACGATCACCGTGTCGCCGGGGCGCACATCCTTACGCATCACCTCGTCCATATTGTGCAGGGTGGCATTACTCACCGTGACCCCGCCGACAAACACCGGGGTCAAGCGCGCCACCGGCGTGATCGCGCCTGTCCTGCCCACTTGAAACTCGATGCTTTCCACCTGGGTCATCTCCTCCTGGGCGGGAAATTTGTAGGCGATCGCCCAGCGTGGGGCCCGGGACACAGAACCGAGTTGCTGCTGCAGATCCAGGTTATCGACCTTGAACACCACCCCATCGATCTCATAGGGCAATGCATCCCGCTGCTGCAGCATGCGCTGAAAATAGTCGATACACCCTTCCACACCTGTTACCACTTGATGCAAGGGCGATACGGGCAAGCCCCATTGCTGCAATCTGCCAATGCTGGCACTTTGCTTCTCGGCGATGGGTGAAGGTACCACCTCGCCAAAGCCATAGGCATAGAATGAGAGGGGACGCTGGGCGGTGAGGCGGGGATCGAGTTGACGCAGTGAACCGGCGGCGGCATTGCGGGGATTGACGAAACTCTTTTCACCCTTTTCCCGGGCACGCTTGTTCAATGCCTCGAATCCCTCGTGGGGTATGAAGACCTCACCCCTTACCTCAAGGACCTCGGGCCAGTCATCGCCCTCGAGTGACAGGGGGATGGCCTTGATGGTGCGCACATTGCTGGTGACATCTTCACCCCGGCTACCGTCGCCCCGGGTGGCGCCCTGCACCAACCTGCCCTTTTCATAGCGAAGACTGACCGCCAGACCGTCCAGTTTGGGTTCCGCCAGGTAGTGGACGGCCTGCTCGCCATCCAGCTTCAGCCGATCCCGGATACGGCGTTCGAACTCCCCCATCTCCGCCTCATCGAAGGCGTTGTCGAGGGAGAGCATGGGCAGTCGATGGACCACCTCATCAAAACCTTCCAGGGGCTTTTCCCCAACCCGCTGGGTGGGAGAGTCGGGGGTGATGAGTTGGGGGTATTCCGACTCCAGCTGCTGCAATTCACGCAGCAAGCGGTCGTAGGCGGCATCCGCTATCTTCGGTTCGTCGAAGACATAGTATTGCCGGTTGTGATAGTTGATCTCCTTGCGCAGGGTCTGGATACGCTGCGCCGCATCGCGCTTTGTGTTCAACCCTTGCTCCGGGCCAATTGGATCTGACGCCGGTGCTCCATGATCTGACCGCGCAGGTGCTCGATGGTCTGTTTGGTCAGGGCGCTATGGGTTTCGTCCTGCAACTCCCCATCCAGTATGGCAGCCAGACGTTCCGCAGTGAACAGCATATCCGCAAAGATCGCCATGCTGTCACCAGGACCGGGCAACTGGGTAAACAGGGTCACCCCCGGGGTGGAGAACCCCTCCACATCCTGCTTCGGAAACACCCCGGGCTCCACCATGCTGGCCAGGTTGAACTGGGGTTGATTGCTGCCGTCGCCGGCGATGCGTTGATAGATCGACAGTTCACTCAGGATAAGCCCGGTCTCCTGCATCGCCTTCTGGATCGCCGGTCCGGTAAACGGCTTGGAGCGGGCACGCAGATTGATCTGGATAATCAGCACCGGTACATCCACCGGAGACTCCTCCTGGGCGCTGAAACTGAACAGATCCTGCTGCTCCGGTTCCGCGGTCGCCGATTCGCTATCGGCGGACAGCCCAAGCTCGGGGGTCTCCTCATCCTCACCTTGCGCGCTGCCGATCTCGTTCAACTCCTGACCCAGGAGTTCGGTATCGTCCTCGTCCCAGTTGACCCAGGTATCGTCACCCTCCGGGGATGCGACTGTTGTTTCATCCTGAGCTTGGGGTTCATCCGCAACAACCTCCTCCGCTACACTCTCTCGCGCAACGGTTATCGACTCGGCTCTGCGTCTGCGCGCCTGGGCGGACTCACGCTTGCGCCGCTTGGTCTCATACAGGTAGATCGCGGCCAGGAAGATACAGCCGAGTACCAGTAGCACGATGCGCAGTGTCATGGCATCCATGAGATCAAATGGCGGCGAGTTGAGCCGCCTCCTCCACGTCGACGGTGACCAGGCGTGACACACCCGGTTCATGCATGGTGACCCCCGAAAGCTGGTTGGCTATCTCCATGGTGATCTTGTTGTGGGTGATAAAGATGAATTGTATCTGGTCTGACATATCCCTCACCATATCGCAAAATCGCCCGACATTGGCATCATCCAACGGTGCATCCACCTCGTCGAGCATACAGAATGGGGCCGGATTGAGCTGAAAGATTGCGAACACCAAGGCCACGGCCGTGAGTGCCTTCTCCCCACCGGAGAGGAGATGGATGTTGGTATTGCGTTTGCCAGGGGGACGCGCCATGACCGTCACACCGGTATCCAGCAGATCCTCACCGGTCAATTCCAGATAGGCGTGGCCACCCCCGAACAGCCGGGGAAACAGCTCTTTAATCCCTGAGTTGACCTTATCGAAGGTCTCCTTGAAGCGGGTACGGGTCTCCCGGTCGATTTTTCGGATTGCGTTTTCCAAGGTCTCCAGGGAGCGGGAAATATCCTCGTGTTGCTCATCCAGGTAGTTCAGACGCTCCGACTGCTCTTGAAACTCATCGATCGCCGCCAGGTTGATGGGCCCCAGGCGTTGAATGCGATTCGCCAGTCGTTCCACCTGCTGCTGCCATGCATCCTCGCTGGCATCCTCGTCCATGCTCTTGAACAACTCCTCCGCATCCAGTCCACCCTCATGCAGCTGTTCCTGCAGGGTCATGCAGCGAACATTCACCTCCTGGCTTTGCAGACGCGCCTGGTTGAGCTTGTCCCGTCGCTCCTGTACCTGCTGTTCGGCCAGATGGCGCTCCTGCTCCTTCTTGCGCAGATGGCCATCAACGTCCTCAAGATTGCGACGCACCTCGTTCAACGCCTTGTCGATGTCTGTCCGTTCCGAGAGTTTCTGATTCAACATCCCCAGCTGTTGTTGCAGGGGCGCCTCACTGTTATCCAGGGTGGATTTCAACTCCTCCCGCCGATGGGACAGCTGAGTCAGCTGGCTGCTCGCCCGTTCCAGGTTTTGTGTCAGTGAGGTATGGGCGGTGCGCATCGACTCGACCCGCAGTGCGACCTCGTGGGTGGAGGCGCGCTGTTGATTGAGGCGCTCTCTCGCCTGTGTAACCTGATTACGTAACTCATCCCGCTGCTTCACCAGGGATTCACGGCGGCTGCCCAGATTCTCGATCGACTCCAACGCCTCGTGCAGTCGCAACCGGGTCTCCTCCATCAACTCCTTGTCATTGCTGATCTGCTCACCGATCTCCTGCTGTTCGTGTTGCAGCTGCTCACGGCGCTGCCGCAGGTGATCGGCCCGGGTGCGTTTACCGCTCAGGCTGGCGCGTATCTCCGAGAGCACTCGATTGAGTTTATTGAAGCTGGATTGGGCCTGCTCCCTGTTATGTTCGGATTGTTTGAGGCTCTCCCTGCCCTGTTCGAGGGTGGCCGCGAGTTCAGAGACATTGCGCTGCTGCTCCACAAGGGTCTGCTTCAGGCTGCGCAGCTCCTCTTCACGGGCCAGTACACCTGCGTTTTCGTCGGATTCACGACTCACTCGCAACCAGTCGGGACCGAGCCAACAGCCATCCGGGGTAACCAGCGTCTCGCCTGCCTTCAGCCCCTGTCGCTGGGCGAGGGCATCGTGGATGTTGTCTGCCAGCTTCACCCCGCCGAGCAGGGATCCCAGATTCCAGGGCGATCTGACCTGCTCAAGCAGGCTATCCGCTGCGACGGGATAATCATCGACCGCATGGGTGCGGGTATCCCAAAAGCTGAGCACACCCTTCTCCAGCTGAGGCAACTGCTCCTGGAGTTGACCGATATCGTCCACGCACACGGCCTGTAGATGAAATCCCAACACCAGCTCCACCGCCTGCTGCCAACGGGGCTCCACCTCGATCGCCTGGGCCAGGCGTTTGGCATCGCTCAGCTGGCTCTTCTCAAGCCACTCCACCCCTTGGTTGCCCTGTTGACCCAGGGCTGCCTGCTGGAGTGCCTCCAGGGAGGCCAGACGACCTTTGTTCGATTGAAAATCGGCACGCGCCTGATCCAGGCGGTTGGCGGTCTGACTGTTCTTCTCACGCTGCTGATTGATCAGCTCCACGGCCTGGTCAAGCTGAACATGCAGGGTATCGGCCTCGCCCTTCTGCCGGTTCTCATCCCCTTCGAGGGCGGTGATTTCACTCAGCAGTTGGCTGTCATCCAGGCGTCCCAGCTCCTCATCCAGGCGTTGCAGGCGCCGTTCCAGGTTGCCCCCCTGCTGCTCGAGATGGTTGATCCGGGTACGCTCCACCTGGGCGGTCTGGGCCGGCTCCGCGGCCTTCTGATTGAACTGCTCCCACTCATGCTGCCAGGCCTGCATCGCCTGCTCGGCCTGCTGTAAGGCCTCTGCATGCTGCGCTTCCTCTGCCTGCGCCTCATCCAGCTTTGGCTGCTCCTGTTGCAGTGTGGTATTGAGCTCAGACAGGCGCGCCTCATCCTGGGACTTATGGGCTTCAGACTCTTGCAGGGCCTGTTCAACCTGATCCAGATCCTGTTGCTGCTGACGTTGGGAATCCCGGGCGAACTGTATCGCCTGCTCCAAGCCGCTGATCTCTGCCCCCAGGCTGTAGAATTTACCCTGCACCTCGTTGAACTGATCGTTGACTTCCGTATGTTTGTCCCGGTCCGATTCGATCACCGATTCCAACTTGCGCTGCTCCGCAATGGCCGCTTCCAGGTTGTTCTGCAATTCAGCGATATGTCTCTGGCACTGTTCCAGATCCTGATGCAGACTGCGCCAGCGCAGGGCCAGCAACTCCGCCTTGACCTGGCGCTCCTCTTGTTTGAGCCCTTGATACTTTTCCGCGGTGGCGGCCTGACGTTTGAGATGTTGTAGCTGTTTGGCCACCTCTTCACGGAGATCGGTAAGACGTTCCAGGTTCTCCCGGGTATGGCGGATTCGGTTCTCCGTCTCGCGGCGCCGCTCCTTATATTTTGAGATGCCCGCCGCCTCTTCCAGGAAACTGCGCAGATCTTCCGGCCGTGCTTCGATGAGGCGCGAGATCATTCCCTGTTCGATGATGGAGTAGCTGCGCGGTCCGAGGCCGGTACCGAGAAACAGATCGGTGATATCCCTGCGCCGGCAACGCACACTATTCAAAAAGTAGAGGGATTGTCCGTCTCGGGAGACCTGACGTTTCACCGAGATCTGATTGTATTGGGCATATTGACCGCCCGCCCTGCCATCCACATTGTCGAACAGCAGCTCAATGGTTGCGGCACCTACCGGCTTACGCACACTCGAGCCGTTGAAGATGACATCCGCCATCGACTCGCCGCGCAGCATCTTGGCCGAGCTTTCGCCCATGACCCAACGCACGGCATCGATGACATTGGATTTGCCACATCCATTTGGCCCAACGATTCCGACCAGATTGCTAGGGATCGGTACAGTGGTTGGATCGACGAATGATTTAAACCCGGCGAGCTTGATTTTCTCCAGACGCATGGGCGGCTAAGATACACCAAAGAGGGGGATTGTTACAGAGTACAGTTCAATTTTTTACACATTAACTATTTACTATAACTTATTGTTTTAAATGGCTTATAGAAGGAATGCTTTTGACTGGGTTGCGGCTCGAGTATAATTCTTTGCCAATTTACCGTTGAGACAAGAAGACCATGCCCAGTCAACCAAGCAAAGATCTTGAAACCTTTGATAATCCCCAGCCGGACAGAGACTATACGATCCGTATCAATATCCCCGAGTTCACCTGCCTCTGTCCCAAGACCGGACAGCCCGACTTTGCCGAGATGACCCTGGAGTATGTCCCCGAAAAACTCTGTGTCGAGCTGAAGGCGCTGAAGATGTATATCTGGTCTTTCCGTGACCAGGGGGCCTTCCACGAAGCAGTCACCAATGAGATTCTGAGTGATCTTGTACGCGCCACCCAGCCCCGCTTCATGCGCCTGAGTGCGGAGTTCAATGTGCGTGGCGGAATCTACACCACGGTTGTGGCCGAGCACCGGGCCGAGAGCTGGGTCGCGCCTGCGGCGGTAAAGCTCCCTTGATAGCCTCGAGCAGCTGTTGCGCAGATATAAACCATTGCCTGAGTCTGCACCAAACCGGTCAGTAATGGATCTCTATATCGGCATCGACCTGGGTACTTCCGGCTGTCGGGCCATCGCCATCGATACAACAGGCACCATCCAGGCATCCGCAAGCAGACCCCTGCCGGGACCGCAGACACAGCAACCGCAACAGAGCCGGCAAGACCCGGAAATCTGGTGGCGGACCCTGCTGGAGGTGCTGGCAGAGATCGCCACGTCCCGTGTCAACGACAGGGTCAAAGGGATTGCCGTGGATGGTACCTCCTCCACCCTGCTGCTGTGCGATCCACAGGGTAAACCCCTGACCCCCGCCCTGATGTACAACGACAGTAGCAGCCTGGAGCAGCTGCCCCTGTTGCGCAGCGTCGCACCGGATGGCAATCCTGTGTTGAGCGCCACATCCAGTCTGGCAAAGCTGCTCCATCTGTCGCAAGACCTCACCACCGATCGCTACCTGGCCCGTCACCAGGCCGACTGGATCCTCGGCAGGCTGTGTGACGACTACCGCTATAGCGATGAAAACAATGGTTTGAAGCTGGGCTATGACCCTATCCAGCGTCAGTGGCCTTCCTGGCTGGCGCGACTGCCGTTTCCTGCTGCTGTGCTACCCGATGTGGTTCCCTGTGGCACTCCCGTGGGTAAGCTCTGCCGACAGGTTGCTGAAGCCACCGGCCTCTCCCCTGGGATACCTATCATCGCCGGCACAACGGATGGCAATGCAGCCTTTCTAGCCACCGGCGCCAACCAGATCGGTGAGGCGGTAAGCTCCCTCGGCAGCACCCTGGTGCTCAAGGTCCTCGCCGATAAACCCATTTTCGCAGCCGAATTTGGCGTCTACAGCCATCACCTGGGAGAGCGCTGGCTGGTGAGTGGCGCCTCAAACAGTGGCGGCGCGGTGCTGGCCCACTATTTCAGCAGGGAAGAGATGGCACGCATGAGCAGGGATCTGCAACCGGATCGACCCACCGGCCTCGACTACTATCCCCTGCTCTCACCCGGCGAACGTTTCCCCCTCAACGATCCCGACTACCCACCCCGTCTACAGCCCCGCCCTGAGGAGAACCGGCACTTCTTTCAAGGCATGTTGGAGGGAATCGCCAGGATCGAAGCAAGCGGTTATGCGCTGTTGCAAACACTGGGGGCGCCAAAACCCAGCCGCGTCTATTCCGTCGGTGGCGGGGCGCGCAATGAAGTCTGGCGCCAAATACGGCAAAAGCAGTTGGCGCTACCGGTGATCCTGGCACCACAACAGGAAGCCGCCTACGGCACTGCCCTGCTGGCGATGAGAGGAATAGACGGCTGACAATGGCCTGGCCCTGGTCTATATAGAGAGGAGCATTGAATAATAAACTCAATGCTGTCCCGTTAACTTCGGCCATTATGGTGTTAACAGGTTAATCCTACTTGATTTCTCTTATCGAGTGAGGTTTGAGACATCAAAAACAGTAGGCAGGACAAGATGATGGACTGAAGAAAACATAAAAACATCAGGATGGGAAACACACGGGGAAAGTAACACCCCTCTCCCCCTGGCGGGAGAGGGGCCGGGGGAGAGGGGGTATAATCAATACCATCATCTGCTTCAATAATCAGCATCATAGGTATTGATGGGTGAATGCTGTTTACGCTTCAATTTTATCAAGCGCTTGACGCACACCCTCTCCCCAACCCCTCTCCCGTCAAGGGAGAGGGGCGTTTACGACTGATTCTGGAGTAAACGAAAGTTAACGGGACAGCAGTGTAATAAACTAAAAAAACCAACCATGGAGTTGGTACGAGAAGAGACAACTTAAATATGTTCAGACTCGAAGTCCTCCCGGCACGTTACGGTGATTGTATCTGGCTCGAATATGGATCGAATCCGGTACGCCGGATGTTGATCGACGGTGGCGCACCCGGTGTCTATAAAAGAGCACTCAAACCCAGACTGCAGCAGCTGACGGATGCAGAGCGTGAGTTCGAATTGCTGGTCGTCACCCATGTGGACTATGACCACATCCGCGGCATCATCGAACTGGCCCAGGACGACACGCTTCCCTTCAAGGCCAGGGACATCTGGTTTAACGGCTATCGCCACCTCCCCGAACCCCCCGGCCCTAAAGTGCTTGCCGGCAAGCATGGGGAACTCCTCACGGACATCATCTTGAAGAATGGCCATAGCTGGAACAGCCATGGTTTCAATGGCGATGCGGTGGTC comes from the Candidatus Thiodiazotropha sp. CDECU1 genome and includes:
- the queF gene encoding preQ(1) synthase, whose translation is MPSQPSKDLETFDNPQPDRDYTIRINIPEFTCLCPKTGQPDFAEMTLEYVPEKLCVELKALKMYIWSFRDQGAFHEAVTNEILSDLVRATQPRFMRLSAEFNVRGGIYTTVVAEHRAESWVAPAAVKLP
- the zipA gene encoding cell division protein ZipA produces the protein MTLRIVLLVLGCIFLAAIYLYETKRRKRESAQARRRRAESITVARESVAEEVVADEPQAQDETTVASPEGDDTWVNWDEDDTELLGQELNEIGSAQGEDEETPELGLSADSESATAEPEQQDLFSFSAQEESPVDVPVLIIQINLRARSKPFTGPAIQKAMQETGLILSELSIYQRIAGDGSNQPQFNLASMVEPGVFPKQDVEGFSTPGVTLFTQLPGPGDSMAIFADMLFTAERLAAILDGELQDETHSALTKQTIEHLRGQIMEHRRQIQLARSKG
- a CDS encoding segregation and condensation protein A, which translates into the protein MNDETAKEREIMLVMRKLLTTIVREVTPEHKSLRHPLSEQTIQDIRACLGLITAREKELADDAGRTAQERPYFVDEPPATKVVSIAEIAKPKQDEEK
- a CDS encoding FGGY-family carbohydrate kinase — protein: MPESAPNRSVMDLYIGIDLGTSGCRAIAIDTTGTIQASASRPLPGPQTQQPQQSRQDPEIWWRTLLEVLAEIATSRVNDRVKGIAVDGTSSTLLLCDPQGKPLTPALMYNDSSSLEQLPLLRSVAPDGNPVLSATSSLAKLLHLSQDLTTDRYLARHQADWILGRLCDDYRYSDENNGLKLGYDPIQRQWPSWLARLPFPAAVLPDVVPCGTPVGKLCRQVAEATGLSPGIPIIAGTTDGNAAFLATGANQIGEAVSSLGSTLVLKVLADKPIFAAEFGVYSHHLGERWLVSGASNSGGAVLAHYFSREEMARMSRDLQPDRPTGLDYYPLLSPGERFPLNDPDYPPRLQPRPEENRHFFQGMLEGIARIEASGYALLQTLGAPKPSRVYSVGGGARNEVWRQIRQKQLALPVILAPQQEAAYGTALLAMRGIDG
- the ligA gene encoding NAD-dependent DNA ligase LigA; translation: MNTKRDAAQRIQTLRKEINYHNRQYYVFDEPKIADAAYDRLLRELQQLESEYPQLITPDSPTQRVGEKPLEGFDEVVHRLPMLSLDNAFDEAEMGEFERRIRDRLKLDGEQAVHYLAEPKLDGLAVSLRYEKGRLVQGATRGDGSRGEDVTSNVRTIKAIPLSLEGDDWPEVLEVRGEVFIPHEGFEALNKRAREKGEKSFVNPRNAAAGSLRQLDPRLTAQRPLSFYAYGFGEVVPSPIAEKQSASIGRLQQWGLPVSPLHQVVTGVEGCIDYFQRMLQQRDALPYEIDGVVFKVDNLDLQQQLGSVSRAPRWAIAYKFPAQEEMTQVESIEFQVGRTGAITPVARLTPVFVGGVTVSNATLHNMDEVMRKDVRPGDTVIVRRAGDVIPEVVSVVADRRQSHADRVKLPSACPVCGSDIIKPEGEAVARCSGGLYCPAQRKQALKHFASRKAMDIEGLGDKLVDQLVEQALVDNPADLFKLSLEQLSGLERMAEKSAQNLLQALDKSKSTTLDRFLFALGIREVGEATAQSLASQFATLEALEQADEEALQETPDVGPIVAAHTHSFFRQPHNREVIEQLIDAGIQWPAVEVQPAVQQPLSGKTVVITGTLSKPRDEIKQTLQALGAKVTGSVSKKTDYLLAGEEAGSKLAKAEKLGVAVLDEASLQDLLAQNQ
- the smc gene encoding chromosome segregation protein SMC encodes the protein MRLEKIKLAGFKSFVDPTTVPIPSNLVGIVGPNGCGKSNVIDAVRWVMGESSAKMLRGESMADVIFNGSSVRKPVGAATIELLFDNVDGRAGGQYAQYNQISVKRQVSRDGQSLYFLNSVRCRRRDITDLFLGTGLGPRSYSIIEQGMISRLIEARPEDLRSFLEEAAGISKYKERRRETENRIRHTRENLERLTDLREEVAKQLQHLKRQAATAEKYQGLKQEERQVKAELLALRWRSLHQDLEQCQRHIAELQNNLEAAIAEQRKLESVIESDRDKHTEVNDQFNEVQGKFYSLGAEISGLEQAIQFARDSQRQQQQDLDQVEQALQESEAHKSQDEARLSELNTTLQQEQPKLDEAQAEEAQHAEALQQAEQAMQAWQHEWEQFNQKAAEPAQTAQVERTRINHLEQQGGNLERRLQRLDEELGRLDDSQLLSEITALEGDENRQKGEADTLHVQLDQAVELINQQREKNSQTANRLDQARADFQSNKGRLASLEALQQAALGQQGNQGVEWLEKSQLSDAKRLAQAIEVEPRWQQAVELVLGFHLQAVCVDDIGQLQEQLPQLEKGVLSFWDTRTHAVDDYPVAADSLLEQVRSPWNLGSLLGGVKLADNIHDALAQRQGLKAGETLVTPDGCWLGPDWLRVSRESDENAGVLAREEELRSLKQTLVEQQRNVSELAATLEQGRESLKQSEHNREQAQSSFNKLNRVLSEIRASLSGKRTRADHLRQRREQLQHEQQEIGEQISNDKELMEETRLRLHEALESIENLGSRRESLVKQRDELRNQVTQARERLNQQRASTHEVALRVESMRTAHTSLTQNLERASSQLTQLSHRREELKSTLDNSEAPLQQQLGMLNQKLSERTDIDKALNEVRRNLEDVDGHLRKKEQERHLAEQQVQERRDKLNQARLQSQEVNVRCMTLQEQLHEGGLDAEELFKSMDEDASEDAWQQQVERLANRIQRLGPINLAAIDEFQEQSERLNYLDEQHEDISRSLETLENAIRKIDRETRTRFKETFDKVNSGIKELFPRLFGGGHAYLELTGEDLLDTGVTVMARPPGKRNTNIHLLSGGEKALTAVALVFAIFQLNPAPFCMLDEVDAPLDDANVGRFCDMVRDMSDQIQFIFITHNKITMEIANQLSGVTMHEPGVSRLVTVDVEEAAQLAAI